tgtggttcatgggttcgagtccctcgtcaggctctgtgctgacagcttagagcctagaacctgctttatggattctgtgtctccctgtcactctgcccgtcccctactcgtactctgtctctctgtctctctgtctctcaaaaataaataaaaaacatgaaaaaagatttttaaataacgTCTAGGATTTTTGGCAGCTCTTTCTGCACATGGgttctgtccccatgctttaattaAACCACCTTTTCTgcactgaaaaaataaacaaaataaaaataatgtctagggttttttgttgttgttgcactGTAGCAGGAAGAATAGGGAAAAGTACTTCCTAGAAACAAagtctgtatattgattttaactaaggaaatatttattttcagtaaccGTGTTCATCAGTCTTTGCCATCACGGCTTCTTCCTTTTCCAATGTGCCTGAGGTCCTTTTCTGCTCCTAGATGAGACAGTCTCTATCTGTATTCTTCTCTTGCACTCCTCTGCCTGCAGGGTGACTACTTTAtacctctcctctcttctcaaaTCTCCACTCTCTCAGCACATAACTTGGCTTTctatttcactgagaaaactgaaactaTCAGAAGAAGACTTCACCAGATGCCCTCCACCACCTCCATCCACCTTTTGGCACCTGTTACTACATCCACGGCTGCTCAACTTGTTTCCACCGATGGTGGCCCATGCCTTTGCTTGATCCTGTCTCCTCTTACCCATCCATAGACCTCACTTCAAcagttcttctttcttttccttcaacatTAATTTTTGCACTCCACTAGATTGTTCTCAGCAGTAAGAGTATAAACATGCTTGTATTTTCACCTTGAAAATACAAAGTTCTATTTCCCACATCAATTTCTGTGCTTCATGTCTTTGCTCCCCCTTATGTCAAAACTCTTTGagaagtttttgggtttttttgtttgtattttttactcATTATCTCTAGCTCCTTTTCCCTAATTGTTAAACCCACTTTAGTCTGGCTTTTACCTCACAACTCCAACAAAATAGTTTTGTCAAGGTCACCAGTGAGCTTTGCACTAAATCCAGTGTTCAGTTCTTGGACCTCGTCTTTCTTGATCCATCATTAGAATTTGACTCAGCTGATTCCCTCCTCTTATTAAAGAGCTATCTTCACTTGGCTTCTTTTCCGATTTTCCTCTGACCTACTTGGCTGGTCTTCTTGGTCTCCTTTGTTGAttcatcatcatcttttttttttttttaatgtttatttatttttgagacagagagagacagagcatgaatgggggaggggcagagagagagggagacacagaataggaagcaggctccaggctctgagctatcagcccagagcccgacgcggggctcgaactcacggaccgcgagatcgtgacctgagctgaagacagacgctcaaccgactgagccacccaggagccccgattCATCATCATCTTGATCTTTTAATGTTCATGCTCCACAGAGCTTATTCTTATTACatacatttccttgatgatttcttcttttctcatgatTTTTCAACACCATATATATGCTGATGAttctttggtttgtatttccaaCTCAGCCTTTTCCTCAACTCCAGACTAGTTTATCCAACATTTCCATTTGGACACTAATAGGCACCTTAGAGTCACTGTGTGCAAAAACGAACTCCTGGTCTTTCCCAATAACTGCTCCACCTACAACCTTCTGCAACTCAGTTGTGGCAACACCATCCTTCTAGTTGTTCAGCTCTAAAGCCCAGGAGTCATGCTAGGTTCCTCTCCTTCTCACTGTATATATCCCATCTGTTGAATAGTTCAAGTTTGCTTTCAACAGATGCCAAGTCTATCCCTTCTCATCCCTCCATTTGCAGTCACATTGCCCCAGGTCACCTTCATCACTAAACAGAAGATTCTGATAGTAATATGTCAATTCCATACTGATCCTCTTTGGCCTCCCAGGTCACTGTGAGTCAGCTCCAGTGTCCTCTGGTCAAATGGGTCTCCTTGCTATTCCTCAGACATTCCGAGCCTACATGTGCCCAGATCATTTGGGgaagttgtattttaaaaagccattgaTACTTGATtgacattgttttaaatttattatttttagaaaaattgatCTTTCCAATAAACCAGAAATTAtgactttttattcatttcttcttttttgtctccCAGAGatattttagagttttatttatgCAAATCCTATTACTGcttgatatacatatattttattgctattttgttatttttagaaaaatttttaatgtttatttatttttgagagagagacacaacataagtggggcaggggcagagagagggggagacacaaaatccaaagcaggctccaggctccgagctgtcagcacagagcctgacgcggggcttgaactcacgagccgtgagatcatgacctgagccgaagttggacgctcaaccgactgagccacccaggtgcccctaagggagggagaatcttaagcaggtgtcacattcagcacagaacctcatgtggggcttgatcccatgaccctgggatcatgacctgagccgaaatcaagagttcagcgctcaaccgactgagtcaccctggtgcccctttattgctattttgaatggaattattttccattattttcaacTTGTTATTGCTGGTGTGTAAGAAAATTATTAGACTTGGGATAtgtgtcggttgagtgtctgactttggcacaggtcttgatctcatggttcttgagttcaagccctgcatcaggctcaggcTTGctattgtcagtgtggagcctgctttggatcctctgtccccctctctctctgcccctcccctgttcgtgcacACTCATAGGcacacgttctctctccctctcttcctctcaaaagtaaataaacattaaaaaaaaaaagttattggacttctatgtttattttgtaagtgTTTCTCCTTGGGACTGTTAAAGCCGAACTCTCCAGCTTTAATTATTCTTTGGTTGATGCCTCTGTGTGTTGATTCCCTTTGACTCTGTACTTCCTATGGATCTTGCATGAGGATCTTTCTCTCGGATCTTTTCTGGGATTACCCCAGCCTGCCTTTCTCATGCTCTTGACTCTTAGGCTCTGGCCCCTGGGATGGGGGCCTCTCCTTGGCCTTCCCCTGGCTCTGCATAGGACTTCTATCCCAGGACTTAGAACTCTGAATGCCATTTCCTGTTCACCTTTCCTTAACCAGGCTTCCTGATCAGTGAGGGCTTGGAATGGGTTTGGTATTCAGTggatatttgttgaaggaataaatgaatgactgaagtATTTGTCTCCTTTCTAGACCTTCCAACTAGCTTTATTGGGAATGCTCTTGGATTTGAGGGTTCCTCCACTTATTTTCCAAttcttctgttgatttttttttcttgtcagtaTATGCATactttgtgatatttttatttagctttatttCCTAGTGACTTCCACCAATattctattttccaaataacCGTCAGTTTGACAGTGAAGTGTTTCTTGGTCTAATGCCTAATGACCACATCCACACTCACCTTGTAATCTTCTGTAACATGCTGAGTCTATTGACTTCGATGTTGCTGCCGCTGACTTTGATGACTTTTCCCTCCCTTTCAGATTCAGGCTTCTTCAGGGGAAACCAAATACACTGGGGCTTTGGACTGTGCAAAGAAGCTGTATCAGGAGTCTGGGATCCGAGGCATTTACAAAGGGACAGTGCTCACCCTCATGCGAGGTAACCTTTTAGGTTCTCCACCTGAGGTCACCTTGGTTTGGGGCTCATCTGAGGTGCATTTGCCACAGAGGGTCTTACCTGGGTCCCCAGATTAGCTTTGGCACCATGCAAACCACACTTATGGCTGAGAAGGCTGGCATGGTGTGCCCTGGTTTTAGGCAGTCTCACCCCAGCCAGCATGGACACAAATGAGGATGGGGACAGGGGGAAACAACATCCTTCTGGCAGGCTGGCCCTCAAGGATGTATTAAGACAGTGGCAGTTACAGGGGACTGGAAAGTAGGTAGAAATTGTGGCTGGAGGGATGAGTGGGAGGAAAGAATGACTTAAGGACACTGGGGCTCACCATGGTTTTGAGAGGCATGTTCTGCTGGGGTGGCAGTAGGAAAGACAGACACAGCCTCATCCTTGTCCTAACATGGTAGCTTGGAGGAAGGCCAGAGACTAGCAGTGCCTGTAACTTGGAGTGGGCATGTCAGTGGGGACTACTCAGAAGaggctttgaagatgaaatgtTGTCATGCATGTTTGTGCTCACTCACACTAGTGCTTGCCCCAAAGTGGCATCTAATTACTGCACAGGAGTTAATGCAGATAAGAAGTGCTGCTGAGGACCTTCCCAGGGAGCCTTGAAGGGGCCAGTGCCAAGCTTGACTCTTTTAAATTCAAGAAATCTGTGAggattttatatcatttaattcaCCTCTTTCTTGCTGCTAACAGATGTTCCAGCCAGTGGGATGTATTTCATGACATATGAGTGGCTGAAAAATATCTTCACTCCAGAGGGAAAGAGGTAAGGAGAATAGAAGAACTTAGAAGCCACTTTGCTCAGTCATGGGTTGGTTGCCCTTTACTGTGAATGGGTCTGATGGCAGAGTGGGGCTTGCTCCTGGTTCCATATCCACTTAACTCTCCTTGCTGCTGAGACCCATCTAATACCGCTAACTCTGTACCTCACCTACTGGAGCAAGTATATAAAACAAGTTCATGAAACTTCCTCCAAGGAGTGGCAGCTGCCATGTCACAGGAGCCCTGGCCTTGGACCTCCTCCCTCTGGccagtttctccctctctctaactgCCCCATCTGCCATAGGAGGGATGGTCTAGACACCACTCTCATAGCCTTTGTCTGACTGTGGTTGGTATTCTGCGGTTGGTATTCTGCAGTGTCAGTGAGCTCAGCGTGCCTCGGATCCTGGTGGCTGGGGGCATCGCTGGGATCTTCAACTGGGCTGTGGCAATCCCCCCGGACGTGCTCAAGTCCCGCTTCCAGACTGGTTAGTGGAGGGTAGTGGGGTAGATGAGGGTGGAGTGAGTCCCAGCACTGGCTGCCCCTGGGGTGCAGAGCTCTTAGGGCCCTGAAGATACTCACTCTCCACAGCAGCACCCAGCATCTGTCTGATCAACATTTTCCCTTGTAGTCATTTGTGTTCTAGGAACCCTAGACTCACTTCCTGTTGGCCAAAACACAAAATAAGTGAGGTAAGCAGTCAAATCAACTCTTCTGCCTTCACATGAACAGAggattatttcattctttattcttctccACTCCCTTAGCATCAGTAATCCAGTGTGTCTGTTTCTCCCAAAGTGAACAGTGTTGTCTGTGGACTTGTCCCAGATGACCTGTAAGGTGTCTTCTTCCTGATGCTGTGACCCTGCAGGAAGACTTGACTACAAAATTGTCCCCACGTGGGTCATCATGGTTAGGTCAGGAAGCTTCCTAAAGCCTTAACAGTTGGATTTCACCCACAGCACCTCCTGGAAAATATCCTAATGGTTTCAGAGATGTGCTGAGAGAGCTGATCCGGGATGAAGGAGTCACATCCTTGTATAAGGGATTCAATGCAGTGATGATCCGAGCCTTTCCAGCCAACGCGGTGAGTGGCAGACAGGGGCTGTACTTTCCCTTTGGAGCTTAGAGTAGGGTCCAAAGTCTAGGTGGGTTGACTTTTGCTTGCTCCTAGGATTAGATTGGGAGCTCAGTTTTCCCCAAATCCTACCCTCAGCCAGAGCCTCCTTATTTGCTTCCTTTCCTGAAGCTTCAGGAGGGTTTGTCTTTGGGATTCTCTGAGGGGAGGGGCTTTGATTTCCGACTTGGCCATCAGAAGTGGGCAGTTGTGAGACATGGATGTTCTTCCCCTCTCAGGAATGAGAAAGCACAGCTTGATTCCCTGACCTGGGGTAGGAATGAAGTTAGGGAGGGTCCTGATGAAGTTAGGGAGTAGTTCTGGTCCTGACAGGGTTAGCTGTGGTCTCTGTGATAGTCACAACGCCTGctggtttttctcttccttccaacCCCTTCTCAGGCCTGTTTCCTTGGCTTTGAAGTTGCCATGAAGTTCCTTAACTGGGCCACTCCCAACTTGTGAGGCTGAAGGCTGCTCGAGGCTTCTGGATGATGGAAGCTATCACCGAGGAAGAAGCAGTGGGCAGGACTAGTCAGTCCTGAAGGGCAAAAGGAGGGGAATGGTGGGATCAGAGCTGTGTGCATGGACTTGTTGAGACCATTGCCTTAATGACATCCTCTACCTGGTATAACTTGGTCTGCCACTTTGAGACTTGAATTTACTCTTGTCAGTTTAAGGGATCTCAAGAGGATTTGGAGGTGGAGTAAGTAGCTTTCAGACCAGATACGACCTGTGGTCAGAGAGCTGTCTACTGGTTGACTACAGGCCCTATTATACCCAAAATACTCCTCGAGAAAGAGGGAATCTCAGCGTCTCACTGGAGGCACTATGCATGTTTTCAACCAGCTGACCAGGAGCTGGGGTGTTCTTCAATCCCTACCAAGGAACACACACCAGATTTCCAGGGTATCATATAATCCTGGCCTGCACGTGAGGATGTGGACTTGAGGCCCACATCTCTCTGTCCAAGTGGACTGAACAAATGTGCCTAGGGGCAGATAGCCTGTtaacagtttgattttttttttttttaatgcattcaggTAATCATAACTTTAAGTAGCCCAATTTCCCAGGAGTAGATGGAGAGCTTTCCCTCCTACAGAGTGAGGAGGGTTTGGAATCAACAGTCCGAGCCCTGCTGAGATAAATGACAAAACCTAGGGTGTAGAAAAGGCCATTTTTGCACACTCTTTTCTCATGAGAGCGTCCTCTTTTAacaggaaacaataaatattgtttctaatttttgcattgtgtgaaattttcttttgatttgg
This DNA window, taken from Neofelis nebulosa isolate mNeoNeb1 chromosome 4, mNeoNeb1.pri, whole genome shotgun sequence, encodes the following:
- the SLC25A20 gene encoding mitochondrial carnitine/acylcarnitine carrier protein produces the protein MADEAKPISPLKNLLAGGFGGMCLVFVGHPLDTVKVRLQTQPPSLPGQPPMYSGTFDCFRKTLVREGITGLYRGMAAPIIGVTPMFAVCFFGFGLGKKLQQKCPEDVLSYPQIFAAGMLSGVFTTGIMTPGERIKCLLQIQASSGETKYTGALDCAKKLYQESGIRGIYKGTVLTLMRDVPASGMYFMTYEWLKNIFTPEGKSVSELSVPRILVAGGIAGIFNWAVAIPPDVLKSRFQTAPPGKYPNGFRDVLRELIRDEGVTSLYKGFNAVMIRAFPANAACFLGFEVAMKFLNWATPNL